One region of Nitrospira sp. genomic DNA includes:
- a CDS encoding endonuclease III has product MQAQEIHAAIRTVKREIARWPDPVVGVVARQSGRDPFLVLISCLLSLRTKDKTTAEASERLFALASTPATMQALTIPVIERAIYPVGFYRTKAKQIQQICAQLLERYHGRVPDMIDELLTLPGVGRKTANLVVTVGYEKPGICVDIHVHRISNRWGYVRTKSPDETETALREKLPRKYWITFNDLLVPYGQHLCQPVSPLCSQCKIATYCDRVGVTKSR; this is encoded by the coding sequence ATGCAGGCGCAAGAGATCCACGCCGCCATCCGAACGGTCAAGCGGGAAATCGCCCGCTGGCCCGATCCGGTTGTCGGCGTCGTCGCCAGACAGTCAGGCCGTGATCCGTTCCTGGTGTTGATCTCCTGCCTCCTGAGTCTGCGCACGAAAGACAAGACCACAGCCGAAGCCAGCGAGCGGCTCTTCGCCTTGGCGTCCACACCGGCGACCATGCAGGCGCTGACCATTCCGGTCATCGAGCGCGCCATCTATCCCGTCGGGTTCTATCGGACAAAAGCCAAACAGATTCAGCAGATCTGTGCCCAGCTCCTTGAGCGGTACCATGGTCGGGTGCCGGACATGATCGATGAATTGCTGACGTTGCCGGGAGTCGGGAGAAAGACGGCCAATCTGGTGGTGACGGTCGGGTATGAAAAGCCGGGGATTTGCGTCGATATTCACGTCCACCGGATCAGCAATCGATGGGGGTACGTCAGGACCAAGAGTCCCGATGAAACGGAAACGGCCCTCCGCGAGAAACTTCCGCGCAAGTATTGGATCACATTCAACGATCTGCTTGTGCCCTACGGACAGCACCTCTGCCAGCCGGTCTCGCCGTTGTGTAGCCAGTGCAAGATTGCGACGTATTGCGATCGTGTCGGCGTGACGAAAAGTCGTTAA
- the ftcD gene encoding glutamate formimidoyltransferase: MSQVVECVPNFSEGRNSEVVDALAGVVRSVPGVVLLDETKDPDHHRAVVTFAGRPYAVAEVAYQMARMASQLIDLQNHHGEHPRVGATDVMPFVPIRGVSMQDCVQLARMVGQRIGNELKIPVFLYEQAATKPERRQLEWIRKGGLKGLADRMASDPAWVPDFGPKQLHQTAGATVVGARWPLIAFNVNLKSRDLSVAKAIAKVVRQSSGGLPFVKAIGVELKSQQLVQVSMNLTNHEETPLHVVFAAVQREAAARGVEVAGTEIVGLVPEQALMETAQQALCLNQFDGRQVLESRLDRPESREAIGRMAASQPMKEQTPSPTKVGAPDGKMPEHQGQTGGSAGAQSAAFAAGLGMMVAKLTRARAVETRLSEICTRFHELAQADRDAYARVLQARKLPITHPDRPLQLSSNLLGAIETPLEIVKLSCELIPLLRGLLTHTKPELQPDLKMGLRLADAVIDGCLGMVEENMKIQPNQLLIASIRERFSVAEQMLVDAKSLCYTPPFDSWAQNMLNILKLR; the protein is encoded by the coding sequence GTGAGCCAGGTTGTTGAATGCGTCCCGAATTTCAGCGAGGGACGGAACTCCGAGGTCGTCGATGCGTTAGCCGGAGTGGTCCGCTCAGTGCCCGGTGTCGTCCTGTTGGATGAAACGAAGGATCCGGACCACCACCGGGCCGTCGTGACCTTCGCCGGCCGGCCCTACGCGGTGGCCGAGGTGGCTTATCAGATGGCGCGGATGGCCTCCCAGTTGATCGATCTCCAAAACCATCACGGCGAACATCCGCGCGTCGGGGCGACGGATGTGATGCCGTTTGTGCCGATTCGTGGCGTCAGTATGCAGGATTGTGTGCAACTGGCTCGCATGGTCGGCCAGCGTATCGGAAATGAGTTGAAAATCCCGGTGTTTCTATACGAACAGGCGGCGACCAAGCCTGAACGGAGACAGCTGGAGTGGATTCGTAAGGGTGGCTTGAAGGGACTGGCGGATCGGATGGCAAGCGACCCTGCGTGGGTGCCGGACTTCGGCCCGAAGCAACTGCACCAGACGGCCGGGGCCACGGTGGTGGGAGCGCGATGGCCGCTGATCGCCTTCAACGTGAATCTGAAGAGCCGCGATCTGTCGGTTGCCAAGGCCATCGCCAAGGTGGTGCGCCAGTCTAGCGGCGGGCTCCCGTTCGTCAAAGCGATCGGCGTGGAACTGAAAAGCCAACAACTCGTACAGGTGTCGATGAACCTGACGAACCATGAAGAGACCCCGCTCCATGTCGTGTTTGCGGCGGTGCAGCGGGAAGCGGCGGCTCGTGGTGTGGAGGTGGCGGGCACAGAGATCGTCGGGTTGGTGCCCGAACAGGCGCTCATGGAGACGGCGCAGCAGGCCCTCTGTCTCAACCAATTCGATGGACGGCAGGTGCTGGAATCGCGATTGGACCGTCCCGAATCGCGGGAGGCAATCGGGCGGATGGCGGCGTCGCAGCCGATGAAGGAGCAGACGCCGTCGCCCACGAAGGTCGGGGCGCCGGACGGGAAGATGCCGGAGCATCAGGGACAAACCGGCGGCAGCGCGGGGGCCCAGTCGGCGGCGTTTGCGGCCGGGTTGGGGATGATGGTGGCAAAGCTGACTCGCGCGCGTGCGGTTGAAACGCGTTTATCCGAAATTTGCACCCGCTTTCATGAGTTGGCGCAAGCGGATCGAGATGCCTACGCACGGGTACTCCAGGCGAGAAAGCTTCCGATCACCCATCCTGACCGTCCGCTCCAACTCTCATCGAACTTGCTGGGGGCGATAGAGACGCCGTTGGAAATTGTGAAGTTGTCCTGTGAACTCATTCCATTGCTGCGGGGCCTCCTGACGCACACGAAACCGGAGCTTCAACCGGATCTGAAGATGGGCCTTCGTCTCGCCGATGCCGTCATCGACGGGTGCCTCGGAATGGTGGAGGAGAACATGAAAATTCAACCAAATCAGCTACTTATTGCCTCGATTCGGGAGCGATTCTCCGTTGCGGAACAAATGCTTGTGGATGCGAAATCGCTATGCTACACTCCGCCCTTCGATTCGTGGGCCCAAAACATGTTGAATATTCTGAAACTTCGGTGA
- a CDS encoding LPP20 family lipoprotein, which yields MRLTAGPIRAGWWPLYALLVASPAPAADLTPPAVRDHADRTFQHLHLQGRAESPTNVAQPTPAQAASSSEELLTGQGQGDLGKGKLVCQRVSELAARADIAKQIRVLVKEHATDRLRERTGREAEQDIEVVREEIVQEYLQGVRIVERHTDEEAKTCSATAVMPKPRLSAPASTESNGRESAAHR from the coding sequence ATGAGGTTGACGGCTGGACCCATTCGAGCGGGATGGTGGCCTCTCTACGCGCTGCTGGTCGCATCGCCCGCACCGGCTGCAGACCTGACACCACCGGCCGTGCGCGATCACGCAGACCGGACCTTCCAGCATCTCCACCTGCAAGGGCGAGCGGAATCGCCGACCAATGTAGCCCAACCAACACCCGCGCAGGCGGCATCCAGCTCAGAGGAGTTGCTGACCGGCCAGGGGCAGGGCGACCTGGGCAAAGGGAAACTCGTCTGTCAGCGGGTCTCTGAACTGGCAGCCAGGGCCGACATTGCCAAACAAATCCGCGTGCTGGTGAAGGAACATGCCACCGACCGCCTGCGGGAACGCACCGGTCGTGAGGCCGAGCAGGACATTGAAGTCGTGCGAGAGGAAATCGTTCAGGAATATTTGCAGGGTGTCCGAATCGTCGAACGCCACACGGACGAAGAAGCCAAGACCTGCTCAGCGACGGCCGTCATGCCGAAGCCTCGCCTGTCCGCACCAGCATCCACGGAATCGAACGGCCGCGAGTCGGCAGCGCATCGCTGA
- a CDS encoding 30S ribosomal protein S21: protein MEIKVFNNNVEKALKVAKKKLAGEGLFRELKRRRYYEKPSVRKKAKEREAQRRRQKWLAKRRPE from the coding sequence ATGGAAATTAAGGTTTTCAATAACAACGTCGAAAAAGCCCTGAAGGTCGCCAAGAAGAAATTGGCGGGCGAAGGATTGTTCCGCGAACTGAAGCGCCGCCGCTACTATGAAAAGCCGAGCGTTCGGAAGAAGGCGAAGGAGCGAGAAGCTCAGCGCCGCCGGCAGAAGTGGCTCGCGAAGAGACGGCCCGAATAG
- a CDS encoding DsrE/DsrF/DrsH-like family protein has translation MTTAQIEPTAALAELRESKADRVTIVLLSGDLDKAMAAFIIATGAAAMGMQVTVFFTFWGLNTIRKKGASSSASDWLRRMFGFLNKGGADTLPLSRFHFWGLGTKMMQVVMKQNRMPGVPELMQMALDLGVRFIACTTTMGLMGITKDTLIDGIDQFAGVTTYLAEAKQGSVNLFI, from the coding sequence ATGACAACCGCACAAATCGAGCCCACGGCTGCGCTGGCGGAACTCCGCGAGTCGAAGGCGGATCGTGTCACGATCGTGCTCCTCAGCGGAGACCTCGATAAAGCCATGGCCGCCTTCATCATCGCCACCGGCGCGGCAGCGATGGGCATGCAGGTCACGGTGTTCTTTACGTTCTGGGGCCTCAATACGATCCGTAAGAAAGGCGCGAGCAGCTCCGCGTCTGACTGGCTGCGTCGGATGTTCGGGTTCCTCAACAAGGGCGGAGCCGATACGTTGCCCCTCTCGCGTTTTCATTTCTGGGGGTTGGGCACGAAGATGATGCAAGTGGTGATGAAGCAGAATCGTATGCCGGGCGTGCCGGAGCTCATGCAGATGGCGCTGGACCTCGGTGTCCGGTTCATCGCCTGCACGACGACGATGGGTCTGATGGGCATCACGAAAGATACGTTGATCGACGGGATCGACCAATTTGCCGGTGTGACCACCTACTTGGCCGAGGCCAAGCAGGGCAGCGTCAATCTGTTTATTTAA
- a CDS encoding metallopeptidase family protein: protein MGRRRASLSVTEPEFQTLVQEALDGLPDEYAKLITNVAVVVEEEPSPEVRADLEMEEDEDLLGLYQGLSLDKESFFQAGGQLPAKISIYRGPILRLCRTKEEVVQEVRDTVVHEIGHHFGFDDDEMPY, encoded by the coding sequence ATGGGACGGAGGCGAGCATCGCTGTCAGTCACTGAGCCTGAGTTCCAGACCTTAGTGCAGGAAGCGCTGGACGGCCTGCCCGACGAATATGCCAAGCTCATCACCAACGTCGCCGTGGTGGTGGAGGAAGAACCCTCTCCCGAAGTGCGCGCCGACCTGGAGATGGAGGAGGACGAAGATCTCCTCGGCCTCTATCAAGGGCTCTCTCTCGACAAGGAATCCTTCTTCCAGGCGGGCGGGCAACTGCCGGCCAAAATCTCCATCTATCGCGGACCGATCCTCCGCCTCTGTCGAACCAAGGAAGAAGTCGTGCAGGAAGTGCGCGATACGGTCGTGCACGAAATCGGGCATCATTTCGGGTTCGATGACGACGAGATGCCGTATTAG
- a CDS encoding cation:proton antiporter, which translates to MSDYAVLGDLLVIYAVSTAVVFVFHQFRLPSIAGFLVAGALIGPHGLHLIPDVSQVQVLAEIGIVLLLFTIGMEFSSAHFAAARRILMVAAPVQTGGVLVLALLGALAVGLSYQQGIFWGFLLSLSSTAIVLKALSEQGESDSFHGRATVAILIFQDLAVVPMMLVTPILGTPSGSAMGTVLMTLVKAAIVVGLIVAAAWYLVPRLLRHIVRSRSRELFLLSIIVLCLGIAWLTSLGGLSLALGAFIAGLVISESEYSHQALAEVLPFRDSFNSLFFVSIGVLMDMRVVLEHPFIVLGLLLAVLVGKLITGSGAMVAAGAPPRSSVLVGVALAQVGEFSFILAQQGQDAGLFTGDQYQLFLAVSVLTMVVTPFLMQWSPDLGRRIEAMQRVRGWMPTRTAAHVEQLEGSQIRIKDHVIIVGYGLNGRNLARVLSETEIPHVALDLDGETVRREARHGVPIYYGDGSNANVLRHMKIDDAKVLVVALSDPFTARRTVKVAKGLNPKLHIVVRTRYLRELEELHQLGADDVVPEEFETSIEIFALVLRTYSLPQEFVARKAEQIRREGYALLRRSEMPELAHHLRGGTLTDVEVETCRIDDEAPAVGKSLTELSIRPRTGASVIAWTRSQVTQSNPSETVRLQAGDVVTLLGSRDQIRRAMALLNEPNHGTSHQLT; encoded by the coding sequence ATGAGTGACTACGCAGTTCTCGGCGATCTCTTGGTGATCTATGCGGTGTCCACTGCGGTGGTCTTCGTGTTTCATCAATTTCGCCTGCCGTCGATCGCCGGATTCCTGGTGGCCGGTGCCCTGATCGGTCCCCATGGGTTGCATCTGATTCCCGATGTGTCGCAGGTGCAGGTCCTGGCTGAGATCGGGATCGTGTTGCTGCTGTTTACGATCGGGATGGAATTTTCCTCCGCGCACTTTGCGGCTGCCCGGCGCATTCTCATGGTTGCCGCGCCGGTTCAAACGGGGGGCGTCCTGGTCCTGGCATTGCTCGGAGCTCTGGCGGTGGGTCTCTCGTATCAACAGGGGATTTTCTGGGGCTTTCTCCTCTCATTAAGCAGCACGGCCATCGTGCTGAAAGCCCTTTCAGAACAGGGGGAGAGTGATTCGTTTCACGGTCGCGCCACCGTTGCGATTCTGATCTTTCAGGACCTTGCCGTCGTTCCGATGATGCTGGTCACGCCGATCCTGGGTACTCCGAGCGGGAGTGCGATGGGGACGGTACTGATGACTTTGGTCAAGGCGGCGATTGTGGTCGGGTTGATCGTTGCGGCCGCTTGGTATCTCGTGCCGCGGCTCCTGCGTCATATCGTGCGGAGTCGAAGCCGTGAGCTGTTTCTGCTCTCGATCATCGTGCTCTGCCTCGGGATTGCCTGGCTGACGTCGCTGGGCGGACTTTCCCTCGCGCTCGGTGCGTTTATCGCCGGGTTGGTCATTTCTGAATCCGAGTACAGCCATCAGGCGCTTGCCGAGGTCCTGCCCTTCCGTGACAGTTTCAATAGCCTGTTCTTCGTGTCGATCGGCGTCTTGATGGACATGCGGGTGGTGCTGGAGCATCCCTTCATTGTGCTGGGCCTCTTGCTGGCGGTCCTTGTCGGAAAACTGATCACCGGGAGCGGGGCGATGGTGGCGGCCGGGGCTCCGCCCAGATCGTCGGTGTTGGTCGGGGTGGCGCTCGCGCAGGTCGGCGAATTCAGTTTCATCCTGGCGCAACAGGGGCAGGATGCCGGTTTGTTCACCGGCGATCAGTATCAGTTATTTCTGGCGGTGTCGGTGTTGACCATGGTGGTGACGCCGTTCTTGATGCAATGGTCGCCCGATCTGGGGCGACGGATCGAAGCGATGCAGCGCGTCCGGGGCTGGATGCCGACCCGTACCGCCGCGCATGTCGAGCAGCTGGAAGGTTCCCAGATCCGGATCAAAGACCATGTCATTATTGTGGGCTACGGGCTCAACGGTCGAAACCTCGCCCGCGTATTGAGCGAAACCGAAATCCCGCATGTGGCCCTGGACCTGGACGGCGAAACGGTGCGCCGCGAGGCGCGTCATGGCGTGCCGATCTACTACGGCGACGGCTCGAATGCCAACGTGCTTCGGCATATGAAGATCGATGACGCCAAAGTGCTGGTCGTGGCCTTGTCCGATCCGTTCACGGCCCGGAGAACGGTGAAGGTGGCCAAAGGATTAAATCCGAAGCTCCACATCGTCGTGCGGACGCGCTATTTGAGAGAGTTGGAAGAGTTGCATCAACTGGGTGCGGACGATGTGGTGCCGGAAGAGTTCGAAACGTCGATCGAAATCTTTGCCCTGGTGCTGCGCACCTACAGTTTGCCGCAGGAATTCGTGGCACGAAAAGCGGAGCAAATCAGGCGAGAAGGGTATGCGTTGTTGCGGCGGAGCGAGATGCCGGAGCTGGCTCATCATCTCCGCGGGGGGACGTTGACCGATGTCGAAGTGGAAACCTGCCGGATCGATGACGAGGCTCCGGCAGTAGGAAAGTCGCTGACAGAACTCTCCATTCGCCCACGGACCGGCGCATCGGTGATCGCCTGGACTCGCAGCCAGGTCACCCAATCAAATCCGTCTGAAACCGTGCGCCTGCAGGCCGGCGACGTCGTCACATTGCTCGGCTCCCGCGACCAGATTCGTCGGGCCATGGCGCTCTTGAACGAGCCTAACCACGGCACGAGTCACCAACTCACATAA
- a CDS encoding aromatic ring-hydroxylating dioxygenase subunit alpha encodes MSTDLITELKPSKSAPLFGFWYPATTSTALSVGQMQTQVMLGQPILVCRDKQGQVAAMRDICPHRGMPLSFGQFDGERVECAYHGWQFDTCGRCRHIPALVEGSPLQPEKIGITSYPCQDQDGYVWVFLPDPQQPKQPVPELPRLPLPSEPYRMIQISTILDCTIDDGIVGLMDPAHGPFVHQSSWWRTKASMHDKAKTFEPIPNGFRMVPHAPSKNSGPYKLLNRLYGGPLTTTIDFVLPNQRFEFVQCGSMYVSSRATVTPVGEQQCRIDFAAAWNILPWLPFAKPLFRYFANIFMKQDKQAMERQAVGLKYKPALMLIDDADTPAKWYYKLKAAHLTAVQTGRPLDHPLKDRVTLRWRS; translated from the coding sequence ATGAGCACAGACCTCATCACCGAACTCAAACCGAGTAAGAGCGCCCCGCTCTTCGGCTTCTGGTATCCAGCCACCACAAGCACGGCTCTGTCAGTCGGCCAGATGCAAACCCAGGTCATGTTAGGACAACCGATTCTCGTCTGCCGTGACAAGCAGGGCCAGGTGGCGGCCATGCGCGACATTTGCCCGCATCGCGGCATGCCGCTTTCGTTCGGACAGTTTGATGGAGAGCGCGTCGAATGCGCCTACCACGGATGGCAGTTCGATACCTGCGGCCGCTGCCGCCATATTCCGGCACTCGTGGAAGGGTCCCCGCTTCAACCGGAAAAGATCGGCATCACCTCGTATCCCTGCCAGGATCAGGACGGATATGTCTGGGTGTTTCTCCCTGATCCGCAACAGCCGAAACAACCGGTTCCGGAACTCCCGCGTCTCCCGCTCCCGTCCGAACCCTATCGCATGATCCAGATCTCGACGATTCTGGACTGCACGATCGACGACGGCATCGTCGGACTCATGGACCCGGCCCACGGTCCCTTTGTGCACCAGAGCTCCTGGTGGCGAACCAAAGCCAGCATGCACGATAAAGCGAAAACCTTCGAGCCCATCCCGAACGGGTTTCGCATGGTTCCCCATGCGCCGTCGAAGAACAGCGGACCCTATAAGCTCCTCAACCGGCTCTACGGCGGGCCCTTGACGACGACCATCGACTTTGTGCTCCCCAATCAACGCTTCGAGTTCGTACAATGCGGTTCGATGTACGTCTCTTCGCGCGCCACGGTCACGCCCGTGGGCGAGCAACAATGCCGGATCGATTTTGCCGCGGCCTGGAACATCCTTCCCTGGCTGCCCTTTGCCAAGCCGCTGTTTCGTTATTTCGCCAACATCTTCATGAAGCAGGACAAGCAGGCGATGGAGCGGCAAGCCGTGGGGCTGAAATATAAACCGGCGCTCATGCTGATCGATGACGCCGATACGCCCGCCAAGTGGTACTACAAACTGAAAGCCGCCCATCTCACCGCCGTCCAAACCGGACGTCCCTTAGACCATCCGCTGAAAGACCGCGTGACGCTTCGCTGGAGAAGTTAA
- a CDS encoding sulfurtransferase TusA family protein yields MQADVKLDTLGYFCPMPIILTSKKIKELTTGQVLEIVSDDEGIKKDMPAWCETTGHEMVGLEEEQSASKRIYKAFVKKTK; encoded by the coding sequence ATGCAGGCTGATGTGAAACTCGATACGCTCGGGTATTTTTGCCCGATGCCGATTATTCTGACGTCCAAGAAAATCAAGGAACTGACGACCGGTCAGGTGCTGGAAATCGTGTCGGACGATGAAGGCATCAAGAAGGATATGCCGGCCTGGTGCGAGACGACCGGCCACGAAATGGTGGGGCTCGAAGAGGAGCAGAGTGCTTCCAAGCGGATCTATAAGGCCTTCGTCAAGAAAACCAAGTAG
- the polA gene encoding DNA polymerase I yields the protein MPTLYLIDGSAYIYRAFFALPPLANSKGLQTNAVYGFTTMLLKVLRDHRPDYVAVVFDEKGPTHRHEAFKDYKAQRPPMPQGMSAQIPYIHRVVEALSLPVIRQAGYEADDLIGTLARKGEVEGLDVVIVTSDKDMFQLLTPKTRIYDPVKDKWFGEADSQVRFGVEPARVVEIMGLMGDTSDNIPGVKGIGEKTAVKLITQFGTIEELLRRVEEVTPAKTKNLLLEQGEQARMSKQLATIQLDCPLEFVPAHFQAKAPQTETLVSLLRELEFMTLAKAFQGETPEHNRLGADVEQIHDAVAADAFLKEQPAVAMLGIACVLTGEPGVRADIQGCALGRSDGNAAFVQGEARDWPQPLVEYLRDGNKLKAVQDLKPLLLALHRQGVEMPGPYFDTMVADYLLNPNRRAHTLEAISMDLLSYQLGAGEHKDSGKGPQSLFDVDENLVRRTGEAAAVTAKVAPMLRERLREQGSLSLFQDVEMPLVPVLAEIERNGFLLDVEGLEALSKELERELEQMVGSIYRLAGGEFNIGSPKQLATVLFETLGLKPLRKTKTGYSTDEDTLTQLASQHDLPAQILNYRTLTKLKSTYVDALPQLINPETKRLHTSLNQTVAATGRLSSTDPNLQNIPVKGDYGLRIREAFIAPPGHQLLCADYSQVEPRILAHLSQDPRLLQVFEKGEDIHMATAMEIFNLPAGEVTRDMRRAAKSVVFGIVYGISPFGLASNIGVSQADAKKYIETFFEKFAAVRALMDRNIDDGKTKGYTTTILGRRRPIPELQGGDPSQRGIGERMAVNSPIQGSAADLIKVAMIKVHQRLQHELPRCKMILQVHDELIFEVPDQELEQAKQLVKAEMEATGATLGLSVPLKVDLGVGLNWRVAHP from the coding sequence ATGCCCACACTCTATCTCATCGACGGCAGCGCCTACATCTATCGGGCGTTTTTTGCCCTGCCGCCCCTGGCCAATTCCAAGGGTCTGCAGACCAATGCGGTGTATGGCTTCACGACGATGTTGCTGAAGGTCTTGCGGGACCATCGGCCGGACTATGTGGCTGTGGTGTTCGATGAAAAGGGCCCGACCCACCGCCATGAAGCGTTCAAAGACTATAAGGCGCAACGGCCACCTATGCCGCAAGGCATGAGCGCGCAGATTCCCTACATCCATCGTGTGGTGGAGGCCCTGTCTCTACCGGTCATCAGGCAAGCGGGGTACGAGGCCGACGATCTGATCGGCACCCTGGCGAGAAAAGGCGAAGTCGAAGGCCTCGACGTCGTGATCGTCACCAGCGACAAAGACATGTTCCAACTGCTCACCCCCAAGACGCGTATTTACGATCCGGTGAAAGACAAATGGTTCGGTGAAGCGGATTCGCAGGTGCGCTTCGGCGTGGAGCCGGCACGTGTGGTCGAAATTATGGGCCTCATGGGTGACACCAGCGACAACATTCCCGGCGTCAAAGGGATCGGCGAAAAGACTGCGGTCAAATTGATTACGCAGTTCGGCACGATCGAAGAACTACTGAGGCGAGTCGAAGAAGTCACGCCGGCAAAAACCAAGAATTTGTTATTGGAGCAGGGCGAGCAGGCCCGGATGAGCAAGCAGCTCGCGACGATTCAGCTGGACTGCCCGCTGGAATTTGTCCCGGCCCATTTTCAGGCGAAGGCGCCGCAGACTGAGACGCTGGTGAGCCTGTTGCGCGAGCTGGAGTTCATGACGCTGGCGAAGGCCTTTCAGGGAGAGACGCCTGAGCACAATCGATTGGGGGCTGATGTCGAACAGATTCATGATGCTGTCGCGGCAGACGCGTTTCTGAAGGAGCAGCCGGCAGTTGCGATGTTGGGCATAGCCTGCGTCCTGACCGGTGAGCCGGGGGTGCGCGCCGATATTCAAGGCTGCGCGTTGGGTCGGTCTGATGGAAACGCGGCCTTCGTGCAGGGCGAGGCGCGTGACTGGCCGCAGCCACTCGTTGAGTATCTGCGAGACGGGAACAAACTGAAAGCCGTTCAGGATCTCAAACCGCTGTTGCTCGCGCTTCATCGGCAGGGTGTCGAGATGCCGGGGCCCTATTTCGACACGATGGTGGCAGACTATCTGTTGAACCCGAATCGCCGGGCCCATACCTTGGAAGCGATTTCCATGGACCTGCTGAGTTATCAGCTGGGTGCGGGTGAACATAAAGATTCAGGCAAGGGCCCGCAATCCCTGTTCGATGTGGATGAGAATCTGGTTCGTCGAACCGGGGAGGCGGCAGCCGTGACCGCCAAGGTGGCTCCGATGCTCCGCGAGCGGCTGCGAGAGCAGGGAAGCCTGTCACTCTTTCAAGATGTGGAGATGCCGCTGGTGCCGGTACTGGCCGAAATCGAACGCAATGGCTTCCTGCTCGATGTCGAGGGCCTGGAGGCTTTGAGCAAAGAGCTAGAGCGTGAGCTGGAGCAGATGGTGGGCAGCATTTACCGTCTGGCCGGCGGTGAGTTCAACATCGGCTCACCGAAGCAGCTGGCGACCGTGCTCTTCGAAACGCTCGGCCTGAAGCCGCTGCGAAAAACAAAAACCGGCTACTCCACGGATGAAGACACCCTCACGCAACTCGCTTCGCAGCATGACCTGCCGGCGCAAATTTTGAACTATCGAACGTTGACGAAACTCAAATCGACCTATGTGGATGCCTTGCCGCAACTGATCAACCCCGAGACCAAGCGGCTCCACACCTCGCTGAACCAAACAGTGGCGGCCACGGGGCGGCTATCCTCGACCGATCCCAACCTGCAGAACATTCCGGTGAAAGGTGACTACGGTTTGCGTATCCGCGAAGCCTTTATCGCTCCGCCGGGTCATCAACTGCTCTGCGCCGATTACAGTCAGGTCGAGCCCCGTATTCTGGCGCACCTCTCGCAAGACCCTCGCCTGCTGCAGGTCTTCGAGAAGGGCGAAGATATTCACATGGCCACGGCCATGGAGATTTTTAACCTGCCTGCCGGAGAGGTCACGCGTGACATGCGGCGCGCGGCGAAGAGCGTGGTGTTCGGGATTGTCTATGGCATCAGCCCGTTCGGTCTTGCGTCGAACATCGGGGTCTCCCAAGCCGATGCCAAGAAATACATCGAAACGTTCTTTGAGAAATTCGCCGCGGTGCGGGCGCTGATGGACCGCAACATCGATGACGGCAAGACCAAGGGCTATACGACGACGATTCTCGGCCGCCGCCGTCCGATTCCGGAATTGCAGGGCGGCGATCCCTCGCAGCGCGGCATCGGTGAGCGCATGGCGGTCAATAGTCCGATTCAAGGATCGGCCGCCGATCTGATCAAAGTGGCCATGATCAAGGTCCATCAACGCCTGCAACACGAACTGCCTCGCTGCAAGATGATCCTCCAGGTCCATGATGAGTTGATCTTCGAAGTGCCGGACCAGGAATTGGAACAGGCGAAACAGCTTGTGAAAGCCGAAATGGAAGCCACCGGCGCGACGTTGGGTCTCTCGGTTCCGCTGAAGGTCGATCTGGGAGTGGGGTTAAACTGGCGAGTCGCCCACCCGTAA